From a region of the Rhipicephalus microplus isolate Deutch F79 chromosome X, USDA_Rmic, whole genome shotgun sequence genome:
- the Coq4 gene encoding coenzyme Q4 isoform X2: MKRVACSLPRLLEGRRACKSFLLTSRSLTHAKGAEVQDHDSREQGPLYPGHIPTTFAQKALISVGSALAAITDPFRDDMVAVFGEVTGAYAFRDLHRIMSDDEEGRQILRDRPRINTRTVNLDYLSSLPDYTFGYTYYRFLHDNNVTPDSRLPVQFVDDAELAYVAQRYREVHDLIHTLLEMPIHMLGEVTVKWVEAIHTKLPMCSTGGLFGAMRLKPKQRRDYVNVHLPWALRVGFNAKNLMCVYYEKHWEEPLFELQRKLQIEPFPQETLHRVVEESKKLS; the protein is encoded by the exons ATGAAACGTGTCGCTTGTAGCTTGCCGCGTTTACTTGAAGGGAGACGTGCGTGCAAATCTTTTTTGTTGACAAGTCGTTCGCTCACACACGCCAAGGGCGCCGAGGTGCAAGACCATG ACTCACGCGAACAAGGTCCCTTGTATCCTGGCCACATACCAACAACTTTCGCCCAGAAAGCTCTCATATCAGTCGGTTCAGCGCTTGCCGCTATAACAGACCCGTTCAGGGATG ACATGGTGGCTGTGTTTGGAGAAGTAACTGGAGCGTACGCTTTTCGAGACTTGCACAGAATTATGTCTGATGACGAGGAAGGGCGACAGATATTAAG AGACCGGCCGAGAATCAACACTCGTACGGTGAACTTGGACTACCTCAGCAGCCTACCTGATTACACTTTTGGCTACACTTACTATCGGTTCCTACATGACAAC AATGTGACGCCTGACTCGAGACTTCCTGTACAGTTTGTTGACGATGCTGAGTTGGCTTACGTGGCTCAGAGGTATCGTGAGGTACACGATCTGATCCACACACTCCTCGAAATGCCAATCCACATGCTGGGTGAAGTGACTGTCAAGTGGGTTGAAGCTATTCACACTAAGCTGCCCATGTGCTCAACTGGTGGACTTTTTGGAGCAATGCGCCTGAAGCCAAA GCAACGTCGAGATTATGTTAATGTTCATCTGCCCTGGGCCCTGCGTGTGGGATTCAATGCCAAGAACCTAATGTGTGTTTATTATGAGAAGCACTGGGAAGAGCCACTTTTCGAGTTGCAGAGAAAATTGCAGATTGAGCCCTTTCCTCAGGAAACTCTTCATCGGGTGGTTGAAG agAGTAAAAAACTGTCTTGA
- the Coq4 gene encoding coenzyme Q4 isoform X1 has protein sequence MDSREQGPLYPGHIPTTFAQKALISVGSALAAITDPFRDDMVAVFGEVTGAYAFRDLHRIMSDDEEGRQILRDRPRINTRTVNLDYLSSLPDYTFGYTYYRFLHDNNVTPDSRLPVQFVDDAELAYVAQRYREVHDLIHTLLEMPIHMLGEVTVKWVEAIHTKLPMCSTGGLFGAMRLKPKQRRDYVNVHLPWALRVGFNAKNLMCVYYEKHWEEPLFELQRKLQIEPFPQETLHRVVEESKKLS, from the exons ATGG ACTCACGCGAACAAGGTCCCTTGTATCCTGGCCACATACCAACAACTTTCGCCCAGAAAGCTCTCATATCAGTCGGTTCAGCGCTTGCCGCTATAACAGACCCGTTCAGGGATG ACATGGTGGCTGTGTTTGGAGAAGTAACTGGAGCGTACGCTTTTCGAGACTTGCACAGAATTATGTCTGATGACGAGGAAGGGCGACAGATATTAAG AGACCGGCCGAGAATCAACACTCGTACGGTGAACTTGGACTACCTCAGCAGCCTACCTGATTACACTTTTGGCTACACTTACTATCGGTTCCTACATGACAAC AATGTGACGCCTGACTCGAGACTTCCTGTACAGTTTGTTGACGATGCTGAGTTGGCTTACGTGGCTCAGAGGTATCGTGAGGTACACGATCTGATCCACACACTCCTCGAAATGCCAATCCACATGCTGGGTGAAGTGACTGTCAAGTGGGTTGAAGCTATTCACACTAAGCTGCCCATGTGCTCAACTGGTGGACTTTTTGGAGCAATGCGCCTGAAGCCAAA GCAACGTCGAGATTATGTTAATGTTCATCTGCCCTGGGCCCTGCGTGTGGGATTCAATGCCAAGAACCTAATGTGTGTTTATTATGAGAAGCACTGGGAAGAGCCACTTTTCGAGTTGCAGAGAAAATTGCAGATTGAGCCCTTTCCTCAGGAAACTCTTCATCGGGTGGTTGAAG agAGTAAAAAACTGTCTTGA
- the Coq4 gene encoding coenzyme Q4 isoform X3 yields the protein MDSREQGPLYPGHIPTTFAQKALISVGSALAAITDPFRDDMVAVFGEVTGAYAFRDLHRIMSDDEEGRQILRDRPRINTRTVNLDYLSSLPDYTFGYTYYRFLHDNNVTPDSRLPVQFVDDAELAYVAQRYREVHDLIHTLLEMPIHMLGEVTVKWVEAIHTKLPMCSTGGLFGAMRLKPKPFGTLHDAPCHISDAPSQIS from the exons ATGG ACTCACGCGAACAAGGTCCCTTGTATCCTGGCCACATACCAACAACTTTCGCCCAGAAAGCTCTCATATCAGTCGGTTCAGCGCTTGCCGCTATAACAGACCCGTTCAGGGATG ACATGGTGGCTGTGTTTGGAGAAGTAACTGGAGCGTACGCTTTTCGAGACTTGCACAGAATTATGTCTGATGACGAGGAAGGGCGACAGATATTAAG AGACCGGCCGAGAATCAACACTCGTACGGTGAACTTGGACTACCTCAGCAGCCTACCTGATTACACTTTTGGCTACACTTACTATCGGTTCCTACATGACAAC AATGTGACGCCTGACTCGAGACTTCCTGTACAGTTTGTTGACGATGCTGAGTTGGCTTACGTGGCTCAGAGGTATCGTGAGGTACACGATCTGATCCACACACTCCTCGAAATGCCAATCCACATGCTGGGTGAAGTGACTGTCAAGTGGGTTGAAGCTATTCACACTAAGCTGCCCATGTGCTCAACTGGTGGACTTTTTGGAGCAATGCGCCTGAAGCCAAA GCCTTTCGGGACTCTGCATGACGCGCCGTGCCATATCTCTGACGCGCCGAGCCAAATATCCTGA